The following are from one region of the Candidatus Rokuibacteriota bacterium genome:
- a CDS encoding enoyl-CoA hydratase/isomerase family protein: AVRGYALGGGLMLAIAQDLRIAETSARFGLPEVTLGFNPSYGIGRLLDIAGGAHARDLLLTGRTVDAAEAHRMGLVTRVVADGTLEAAAAAMAAEIARNPPGGLAASKAIVADLRAGRPGGAAEAYAAALRRDEAAKSRIAAFIARGKKGGA; encoded by the coding sequence CGCCGTGCGCGGCTACGCCCTCGGCGGCGGCCTCATGCTCGCGATCGCCCAGGATCTGAGGATCGCCGAGACCTCGGCGCGCTTCGGGCTCCCCGAGGTGACGCTCGGCTTCAACCCGAGCTATGGCATCGGGCGGCTGCTCGACATCGCGGGCGGCGCGCATGCGCGCGACCTGCTGCTCACCGGCCGCACGGTGGACGCGGCGGAAGCCCACCGGATGGGCCTGGTCACGCGGGTCGTCGCCGACGGCACGCTGGAGGCGGCCGCGGCCGCGATGGCGGCAGAGATCGCGCGGAATCCCCCCGGGGGGCTCGCCGCCAGCAAGGCCATCGTGGCCGACCTCCGCGCCGGGCGGCCCGGTGGCGCGGCCGAGGCCTATGCCGCCGCGCTCAGACGGGACGAGGCCGCGAAGAGCCGCATCGCCGCCTTCATCGCCCGCGGCAAGAAGGGAGGCGCCTGA
- a CDS encoding methionine synthase, with the protein MAATLPILPTHVMGSHGFPGWFWTALDKIKAGEYGQTDARETFDDATQLAIRDQERAGIDVICDGEMRRFFFVQTFYGKMEGLEQLDPLRKTGLYAYDSVPRYRPTRRITVPRGLGTVEEFKYLLTQTDRPVKATCPGPVTLSIHIQTRPGDAYDNDRLALCWDLVPAVNAELKALAAAGATWIQVDEPSAAIVPGQAAEYVKMFNACVEGVEAKLGLHVCFGNLLSRPRGKRSYRWMFPALLEARCQQFVFEYANREMAEIEMWKEIGVDREVACGVVDVKSFYMETPEDVAERVALCLEHIPAERLSLVPDCGFFPVPRWVAFEKLKRLAAGAKLARGRLGG; encoded by the coding sequence ATGGCCGCCACGCTGCCGATCCTCCCGACTCACGTCATGGGGAGCCACGGCTTCCCCGGCTGGTTCTGGACCGCGCTGGACAAGATCAAGGCGGGCGAGTATGGCCAGACCGACGCCCGGGAAACCTTCGACGATGCCACGCAGCTCGCCATCCGCGACCAGGAGCGCGCGGGCATCGACGTCATCTGCGACGGCGAGATGCGGCGCTTCTTCTTCGTCCAGACCTTCTACGGGAAGATGGAGGGGCTGGAGCAGCTGGACCCCCTGCGCAAGACCGGGCTCTACGCCTACGACAGCGTGCCGCGCTACCGGCCCACGCGGCGCATCACCGTACCCAGGGGTCTCGGGACCGTGGAGGAGTTCAAGTATCTCCTGACCCAGACCGACAGGCCGGTGAAGGCCACCTGCCCCGGGCCCGTGACGCTGTCGATCCACATCCAGACGCGGCCCGGCGATGCCTACGACAACGACCGGCTCGCGCTCTGCTGGGATCTGGTCCCCGCGGTGAACGCCGAGCTCAAGGCGCTGGCAGCGGCCGGGGCCACGTGGATCCAGGTGGACGAGCCCTCCGCGGCCATCGTCCCGGGGCAGGCCGCCGAGTACGTCAAGATGTTCAACGCCTGCGTGGAGGGGGTGGAGGCCAAGCTCGGGCTGCACGTCTGCTTCGGCAACCTGCTCTCGCGGCCCCGCGGGAAGCGGTCGTACCGCTGGATGTTCCCGGCGCTGCTGGAGGCCCGGTGCCAGCAGTTCGTCTTCGAGTACGCCAACCGCGAGATGGCCGAGATCGAGATGTGGAAGGAGATCGGCGTGGACCGGGAGGTGGCCTGCGGCGTGGTTGACGTGAAGTCGTTTTACATGGAGACTCCCGAGGACGTGGCCGAGCGGGTGGCGCTGTGCCTGGAGCACATCCCGGCCGAGCGGCTCTCGCTCGTCCCGGACTGCGGCTTCTTCCCGGTGCCGCGCTGGGTGGCGTTCGAGAAGCTCAAGCGCCTGGCGGCGGGGGCGAAGCTCGCGCGGGGGCGGCTCGGTGGCTAA
- a CDS encoding ABC transporter substrate-binding protein, producing MGTSRRDFLKQAGAGVAAVSVVGLPAAARGQARPGVPATPVKIGVLPIRAGIAAPVGAAGLRGTEWWAERVNKSGGILGRPVQLVVEEESNPKDTVERFRKLVLQDKVDIVLGGISTGVTLALGQAAEEMAFPWLSWDGTTQKGVDETMPNPKWAFRSVDNEVEAIAAGILTAKYFKGIKTVAGINNDYSYGHDCWQSYQAVLKKLGVEVKPVLELFPKLGVTDFTSHIAAIQQAKPDLLMTSFWSGDATILLKQAAAVGLFKTMKGVFTTAGGVHDSLKKQFTPEGLLLGYNSMYFDDPNGSALLKQFVREYKTKYNEYPPYECDHAYFCAESYKVAVEKAYAGARQWPAKEQLVKALEGIEVESLSGKRSWREDHIQMCNFYQGLTTHKNGYDFVTINPIEVVSTRQAMKPAGAKLLDWINSWKL from the coding sequence ATGGGAACCAGCAGGCGCGACTTCCTCAAGCAGGCCGGAGCCGGGGTGGCCGCAGTCTCGGTGGTCGGCCTCCCGGCCGCCGCCCGGGGCCAGGCCCGGCCGGGCGTGCCCGCGACCCCCGTGAAGATCGGCGTGCTCCCGATCCGGGCCGGCATCGCCGCTCCCGTGGGCGCGGCCGGGCTGCGCGGGACGGAGTGGTGGGCCGAGCGCGTGAACAAGTCCGGAGGGATCCTCGGCCGGCCGGTGCAGCTCGTGGTCGAGGAGGAATCGAACCCGAAGGACACCGTCGAGCGCTTCAGGAAGCTCGTGCTGCAGGACAAGGTGGACATCGTCCTGGGCGGCATCTCCACCGGCGTGACGCTGGCCCTGGGGCAGGCCGCCGAGGAGATGGCCTTCCCGTGGCTGTCCTGGGACGGCACCACCCAGAAGGGCGTGGACGAGACGATGCCGAACCCGAAGTGGGCCTTCCGGAGCGTGGACAACGAGGTCGAGGCGATCGCCGCGGGCATCCTCACCGCCAAGTACTTCAAGGGCATCAAGACCGTCGCCGGGATCAACAACGACTACTCCTACGGCCACGACTGCTGGCAGTCCTACCAGGCCGTCCTCAAGAAGCTGGGGGTCGAGGTCAAGCCCGTCCTCGAGCTGTTCCCCAAGCTCGGGGTCACCGACTTCACCTCGCACATCGCGGCCATCCAGCAGGCCAAGCCCGACCTCCTGATGACCTCCTTCTGGTCCGGGGACGCGACCATCCTCTTGAAGCAGGCCGCGGCGGTCGGCCTCTTCAAGACCATGAAGGGCGTCTTCACCACGGCGGGCGGCGTCCACGACTCGCTCAAGAAGCAGTTCACGCCCGAGGGGCTGCTGCTGGGCTACAACTCCATGTACTTCGACGACCCCAACGGCAGCGCGCTCCTCAAGCAGTTCGTCCGCGAGTACAAGACCAAGTACAACGAGTACCCGCCCTACGAGTGCGACCACGCCTACTTCTGCGCGGAGTCCTACAAGGTCGCCGTGGAGAAGGCCTACGCCGGGGCCAGGCAGTGGCCGGCGAAGGAGCAGCTGGTCAAGGCGCTGGAGGGCATCGAGGTGGAGTCGCTCTCCGGCAAGCGCTCGTGGCGCGAGGACCACATCCAGATGTGCAACTTCTACCAGGGTCTCACGACCCACAAGAACGGCTACGACTTCGTGACGATCAACCCCATCGAGGTGGTGTCCACCAGGCAGGCGATGAAGCCGGCGGGCGCCAAGCTCCTTGACTGGATCAACTCCTGGAAGCTCTAG